The Haloarchaeobius amylolyticus genome window below encodes:
- the idsA3 gene encoding geranylfarnesyl diphosphate synthase, translating into MTDPETREQTVLDAVGERRELVNQGIQEEMPIKRPERLWEASRYLLDAGGKRLRPTVLLVVGEALMDVEPLSTDYREFPSLADQPVDLMAAAVSVEVIQTFTLIHDDIMDDDDLRRGVPAVHKEFDLDTAILAGDTLYSSAFEIMLNANAPSSEVVAAMDTLASTCTKICEGQSLDVAFEERADVLPEEYLEMIEQKTAVLYAASAAIAAELLSADDATVDALYGYGLDIGRAFQIQDDVLDLTVPSEQLGKQRGSDLVENKQTLITVHAREQGVDVDNLVDTDSVEDVTEAEIDEAVQALEESGSIAYANDKARELVERGKERLECLPDNEARDLLCDIADYLIERGY; encoded by the coding sequence CCCGAGACGCGAGAACAGACCGTGCTCGACGCGGTTGGCGAGCGCCGCGAACTCGTCAACCAGGGCATCCAGGAGGAGATGCCCATCAAGCGCCCCGAACGCCTCTGGGAGGCCTCCCGCTACCTGCTCGACGCGGGTGGCAAGCGCCTCCGGCCGACCGTCCTCCTGGTGGTCGGCGAGGCGCTGATGGACGTCGAGCCGCTGTCGACGGACTACCGCGAGTTCCCCTCGCTGGCGGACCAGCCGGTCGACCTGATGGCGGCCGCGGTGAGCGTGGAGGTCATCCAGACGTTCACGCTCATCCACGACGACATCATGGACGACGACGACCTCCGGCGCGGCGTCCCGGCGGTCCACAAGGAGTTCGACCTCGACACCGCCATCCTGGCGGGCGACACCCTCTACTCCTCGGCGTTCGAGATCATGCTCAACGCGAACGCGCCGAGTTCGGAGGTCGTCGCGGCGATGGACACGCTCGCCTCGACCTGCACGAAGATCTGCGAGGGCCAGAGTCTCGACGTGGCCTTCGAGGAGCGCGCGGACGTGCTCCCCGAGGAGTACCTCGAGATGATCGAGCAGAAGACCGCGGTGCTGTACGCCGCCTCGGCCGCCATCGCGGCCGAACTGCTCTCGGCGGACGACGCGACCGTCGACGCCCTCTACGGCTACGGGCTCGACATCGGGCGCGCGTTCCAGATACAGGACGACGTGCTCGACCTCACCGTCCCGTCCGAGCAACTCGGCAAGCAGCGCGGGTCGGACCTCGTCGAGAACAAGCAGACCCTCATCACGGTCCACGCCCGCGAGCAGGGCGTCGACGTCGACAACCTGGTCGACACCGACAGCGTCGAGGACGTGACCGAGGCCGAGATCGACGAGGCCGTCCAGGCCCTCGAGGAGTCGGGCAGCATCGCCTACGCCAACGACAAGGCACGCGAGCTGGTCGAGCGCGGCAAGGAGCGTCTCGAGTGTCTCCCCGACAACGAGGCACGCGACCTGCTGTGTGACATCGCGGACTACCTCATCGAGCGCGGTTACTGA
- a CDS encoding glutamate--tRNA ligase, with the protein MDDTLREQVEEEAEKHALFNAIKHESEANVGAVMGPLMGENPEFRQHGDEIPGIVGQVCGRVNGLDHAGKRERLGELAPEMLEELDAEDEEDDRVLGDLPNVEAYDQVRMRCAPNPNGPWHLGHARMPAVIGTYKELYDGWFCVRFDDTDPETKRPDLDAYEGILEDVEYLGFEPDEVFKASDRVETYYDHARELIEMGGAYTCSCSGEEFSELKNSGKPCPHRDKDPETTMAEFEDMVAGEYSSGDMVLRVKTDIEHKNPALRDWVAFRMIDTPHPREEAEDYRCWPMLDFQSGIDDHLVGITHIIRGIDLQDSAKRQRFLYDYFDWEYPEVVHWGHVQVDAYDIKMSTSTIKQYIDEGKLDGWDDPRAPTIKSLRRRGIRGDAIVESMLELGTSTSDVDLAMSTVYSKNRDHIDDTADRQFLVREGTELGILGGAPEAGHPPVHPDHEDRGDRDIPVGSAVLVEPEDLPEREERIWLKGLGCFRYTRDALQYTGDDIDAVREEGVDVIHWVPAEDNVPVELWTMDGVVEGHAEPGFRDQPVDAMVQFERIGFARVDAHEDDGSVAYFAHK; encoded by the coding sequence ATGGACGATACACTCCGCGAACAGGTCGAGGAGGAGGCAGAGAAACACGCCCTGTTCAACGCCATCAAGCACGAGAGCGAGGCGAACGTCGGCGCGGTCATGGGCCCGCTGATGGGCGAGAACCCCGAGTTCCGCCAGCACGGCGACGAGATCCCCGGCATCGTCGGGCAGGTCTGTGGCCGGGTCAACGGCCTCGACCACGCGGGCAAGCGAGAGCGACTGGGCGAACTCGCGCCCGAGATGCTCGAGGAACTCGACGCCGAGGACGAGGAGGACGACCGCGTGCTGGGCGACCTCCCGAACGTCGAGGCGTACGACCAGGTCCGGATGCGCTGTGCGCCGAACCCGAACGGCCCGTGGCACCTCGGCCACGCCCGGATGCCAGCCGTCATCGGGACGTACAAGGAGCTCTACGACGGCTGGTTCTGCGTCCGCTTCGACGACACCGACCCCGAGACGAAGCGCCCGGACCTCGACGCCTACGAGGGTATCCTCGAGGACGTCGAGTACCTCGGCTTCGAGCCCGACGAGGTGTTCAAGGCGAGCGACCGCGTCGAGACCTACTACGACCACGCCCGCGAGCTCATCGAGATGGGCGGGGCGTACACCTGCTCGTGCTCGGGTGAGGAGTTCTCCGAGCTGAAGAACAGCGGGAAGCCGTGCCCGCACCGCGACAAGGACCCCGAGACGACGATGGCCGAGTTCGAGGACATGGTGGCCGGGGAGTACTCCTCTGGTGACATGGTCCTGCGCGTGAAGACCGACATCGAGCACAAGAATCCCGCACTACGTGACTGGGTCGCCTTCCGGATGATCGACACGCCCCATCCCCGCGAAGAGGCCGAGGACTACCGCTGCTGGCCGATGCTCGACTTCCAGTCCGGCATCGACGACCACCTCGTCGGCATCACCCACATCATCCGCGGCATCGACCTGCAGGACTCCGCCAAGCGCCAGCGCTTCCTCTACGACTACTTCGACTGGGAGTACCCCGAGGTCGTCCACTGGGGCCACGTCCAGGTCGACGCCTACGACATCAAGATGTCCACCTCGACCATCAAGCAGTACATCGACGAGGGCAAGCTCGACGGCTGGGACGACCCGCGCGCCCCGACCATCAAGAGCCTGCGCCGGCGGGGCATCCGCGGCGACGCCATCGTCGAGTCGATGCTCGAACTCGGCACCTCCACGAGCGACGTGGACCTCGCGATGTCGACGGTCTACTCCAAGAACCGCGACCACATCGACGACACCGCCGACCGCCAGTTCCTCGTCCGCGAGGGCACCGAACTCGGCATCCTCGGCGGTGCCCCGGAGGCCGGCCACCCGCCGGTCCACCCGGACCACGAGGACCGTGGCGACCGCGACATCCCGGTCGGGTCGGCCGTCCTCGTCGAGCCCGAGGACCTCCCCGAGCGCGAGGAGCGCATCTGGCTGAAGGGGCTCGGCTGCTTCCGGTACACGCGTGACGCCCTGCAGTACACCGGCGACGACATCGACGCGGTCCGCGAGGAGGGCGTCGACGTCATCCACTGGGTCCCCGCCGAGGACAACGTCCCGGTCGAACTCTGGACCATGGACGGCGTCGTCGAGGGCCACGCCGAACCCGGCTTCCGCGACCAGCCGGTCGACGCCATGGTGCAGTTCGAGCGCATCGGATTCGCCCGGGTCGACGCCCACGAGGACGACGGGTCCGTGGCGTACTTCGCGCACAAGTAG
- a CDS encoding DUF456 domain-containing protein: MLPTGSIDPALLAAVTLLVVGIVGSAIPSMPGPLVSVAGVAGYWWFADGLGTVAAVALVLVGLFAVAADQLADVVSTRASGASWTTTALAGVAGLVLMFVAGPIGIILGVAGTVFAVELYQKGDRNHAARAATYTTVGILASIVVQVLLTVSMLAGFLVAVLL, translated from the coding sequence ATGCTACCGACCGGTTCGATCGACCCGGCCCTCCTCGCCGCCGTGACCCTCCTCGTGGTCGGTATCGTCGGGAGCGCCATCCCGTCGATGCCCGGCCCCCTCGTCTCGGTCGCGGGCGTGGCCGGCTACTGGTGGTTCGCCGACGGCCTCGGAACCGTCGCTGCCGTCGCGCTCGTCCTCGTCGGCCTGTTCGCTGTCGCCGCCGACCAGCTCGCGGACGTGGTCTCGACCCGCGCCAGCGGCGCCTCCTGGACGACCACGGCACTGGCCGGGGTCGCCGGGCTCGTCCTCATGTTCGTCGCCGGACCCATCGGCATCATCCTCGGCGTCGCCGGCACCGTCTTCGCGGTCGAGCTGTACCAGAAGGGCGACCGGAACCACGCCGCCCGTGCCGCCACCTACACCACGGTCGGTATCCTCGCCAGCATCGTCGTGCAGGTGCTCCTGACGGTCTCGATGCTGGCCGGGTTCCTCGTCGCGGTGTTGCTGTAG
- a CDS encoding 4Fe-4S dicluster domain-containing protein, translated as MAIDPNFEDNREVVDEHNGHDVWGPVDEPETLGIHGTHVAVDFDICLADGACLEDCPVDVFEWVDTPGHPESEIKADPANEAQCIDCMLCVDVCPVDAIDVDAGRQGRA; from the coding sequence ATGGCCATTGACCCAAACTTCGAAGATAACAGAGAAGTCGTCGACGAGCACAACGGCCACGACGTGTGGGGGCCTGTCGACGAACCAGAGACGCTGGGTATCCACGGCACCCACGTCGCGGTCGACTTCGACATCTGTCTCGCCGACGGTGCCTGCCTCGAGGACTGCCCGGTCGACGTGTTCGAATGGGTGGACACGCCGGGCCATCCCGAGTCCGAGATCAAGGCCGACCCGGCCAACGAGGCGCAGTGCATCGACTGCATGCTCTGTGTGGACGTCTGCCCGGTCGACGCCATCGACGTCGACGCCGGTCGACAGGGGCGCGCATAA
- a CDS encoding electron transfer flavoprotein subunit beta/FixA family protein has product MTKGVPDFREGQVSFDEDGHLERGKTPTVMNPNDKFALRAALQTKVRHGGNVTLLSMGPPGYEGILEEGMRDVYADDLVLVSDREFAAADTWATAITLGTAMEHMGEMPDIVFAGFKTADGETGHTGPQTCWCLDWPIVTHVISLDIDEEEGTLRAKRLVEGDVDEIETVEAPMPCFVVTDPDFEPSYRRAEHRLRLKDLREETKERAENFKDHLTMWDHEELNLDPDYVGLDGSPTIVSSVDPIPKAPAEREATMVTPEDEEGMESVMEELTPFVAGD; this is encoded by the coding sequence ATGACGAAGGGGGTACCGGACTTCCGTGAGGGGCAGGTGTCGTTCGACGAGGACGGGCACCTCGAACGGGGGAAGACACCCACGGTGATGAACCCGAACGACAAGTTCGCCCTGCGGGCGGCCCTGCAGACGAAGGTCCGCCACGGCGGGAACGTGACGCTGCTGTCGATGGGGCCGCCCGGCTACGAGGGCATCCTCGAGGAGGGGATGCGCGACGTGTACGCCGACGACCTCGTGCTGGTGTCGGACCGCGAGTTCGCGGCTGCGGACACGTGGGCGACCGCCATCACGCTCGGCACCGCCATGGAGCACATGGGCGAGATGCCGGACATCGTCTTCGCGGGCTTCAAGACCGCGGACGGGGAGACGGGCCACACCGGGCCCCAGACCTGCTGGTGCCTGGACTGGCCCATCGTGACCCACGTCATCTCGCTCGACATCGACGAGGAGGAGGGCACGCTCCGTGCCAAGCGACTCGTCGAGGGCGACGTCGACGAGATCGAGACCGTCGAGGCGCCGATGCCGTGTTTCGTCGTGACGGACCCGGACTTCGAGCCGAGCTACCGGCGGGCGGAACACCGGCTCCGGCTGAAGGACCTGCGCGAGGAGACGAAAGAGCGCGCGGAGAACTTCAAGGACCACCTGACGATGTGGGACCACGAGGAGCTGAACCTCGACCCGGACTACGTCGGCCTGGACGGCTCGCCGACCATCGTCTCCTCCGTCGACCCCATCCCGAAGGCGCCCGCCGAGCGCGAGGCGACGATGGTGACACCGGAGGACGAGGAGGGTATGGAATCGGTCATGGAGGAACTGACGCCGTTCGTGGCGGGTGATTGA
- a CDS encoding electron transfer flavoprotein subunit alpha/FixB family protein: MPELDPNDYDISELGPALKDIDDVEELREILAAEEAGEDRVGAKKLIESRIEKFEDDGEAVDADELDPTEMSVADVGNAVRDIEEVAQLESLLEREEAGEDRDSAKKLIRKRIDDLSESEEEEGEPEADLPPEEKYPELDHPTADKRHVRAIEDGTYQDMWVYCETQRGELLDVSREMLGKARQLMDDYNEDYDEEERVVAVLIGDDVERLADECIALGADVVVYKEDDRLERFRHKAFTEIFCDMARWGGDPGEGNPEESDWRDYDEPRYVLFPATNNGRDLSALVQGELDSGLASDCSGLYIESAEISNPVKTGKPGTTKTFERILHMKRPDFSGFEYSTILCIDNPHRDFHPQGGSVIPGSFEIPDPDESREGEVIERDTDLSDDWFRVDVQEADVLDSGVDLTGHEVIVAMGRGIGDDPTRGMELGMELADCFEDADLGVTRGIVTGSYQFDGHVEQYTHEERQIGETGQIVEPQLYIAAGISGAVQHKVGMDESDTIIAINTDPDARIRDFSDYFIEGDLFDVLPRLIEAAKTGELSAAVANTAVAGAGGDDDD, encoded by the coding sequence ATGCCTGAACTGGACCCAAACGACTACGACATCTCCGAACTCGGCCCCGCACTGAAGGACATCGACGACGTCGAGGAACTGCGCGAGATACTGGCCGCCGAGGAGGCGGGCGAGGACCGCGTCGGCGCGAAGAAGCTCATCGAGAGCCGCATCGAGAAGTTCGAGGACGACGGCGAGGCGGTCGACGCGGACGAACTCGACCCGACCGAGATGAGCGTCGCGGACGTCGGGAACGCGGTGCGTGACATCGAGGAGGTCGCCCAGCTCGAATCGCTGCTCGAACGCGAGGAGGCGGGCGAGGACCGCGACAGCGCGAAGAAGCTCATCCGCAAGCGCATCGACGACCTCTCCGAGAGCGAGGAGGAGGAGGGCGAACCGGAGGCCGACCTCCCGCCAGAGGAGAAGTACCCCGAACTCGACCACCCGACCGCGGACAAGCGCCACGTCCGGGCCATCGAGGACGGCACCTACCAGGACATGTGGGTGTACTGCGAGACCCAGCGCGGCGAACTGCTGGACGTCTCCCGCGAGATGCTCGGCAAGGCCCGCCAGCTGATGGACGACTACAACGAGGACTACGACGAGGAGGAACGCGTCGTCGCGGTCCTCATCGGCGACGACGTCGAGCGCCTCGCCGACGAGTGCATCGCGCTCGGTGCCGACGTGGTCGTCTACAAGGAGGACGACCGGCTGGAGCGCTTCCGGCACAAGGCGTTCACCGAGATCTTCTGTGACATGGCCCGCTGGGGCGGCGACCCCGGCGAGGGCAACCCCGAGGAGAGCGACTGGCGGGACTACGACGAGCCCCGGTACGTCCTCTTCCCGGCGACGAACAACGGCCGCGACCTCTCCGCGCTGGTCCAGGGCGAACTCGACTCCGGGCTGGCCTCGGACTGCTCTGGACTGTACATCGAGAGCGCCGAGATATCCAACCCGGTGAAGACCGGCAAGCCGGGGACGACGAAGACGTTCGAGCGCATCCTGCACATGAAGCGCCCGGACTTCTCCGGGTTCGAGTACTCGACCATCCTCTGCATCGACAACCCGCACCGGGACTTCCACCCGCAGGGTGGCTCCGTCATCCCGGGCAGTTTCGAGATACCCGACCCCGACGAGAGCCGCGAGGGCGAGGTCATAGAGCGCGACACCGACCTCTCGGACGACTGGTTCCGCGTCGACGTCCAGGAGGCCGACGTGCTCGACAGCGGCGTCGACCTCACCGGCCACGAGGTCATCGTGGCCATGGGCCGCGGCATCGGGGACGACCCGACCCGCGGCATGGAACTGGGCATGGAACTCGCCGACTGCTTCGAGGACGCCGACCTGGGCGTCACCCGTGGCATCGTCACGGGGTCGTACCAGTTCGACGGCCACGTCGAGCAGTACACCCACGAGGAGCGCCAGATCGGCGAGACCGGCCAGATCGTCGAACCACAGCTGTACATCGCCGCCGGCATCTCGGGGGCGGTCCAGCACAAGGTCGGCATGGACGAATCGGACACCATCATCGCCATCAATACCGATCCGGACGCGCGTATCCGGGACTTCTCCGACTACTTCATCGAAGGAGACCTCTTCGACGTGTTACCACGACTCATCGAAGCCGCCAAGACCGGAGAGCTGAGTGCCGCCGTCGCGAACACCGCCGTCGCCGGTGCCGGAGGTGACGACGATGACTGA
- a CDS encoding FAD-dependent monooxygenase, giving the protein MTDREHYEAVVVGAGPGGAAAAARLADHGVETLVLERGVDAGSKNVSGGLIYAERSAPYTIDDLFPGFREEAAEREITDYYMDNLADGKVKTVDLTPLHENDTLWCDAVLRRKMDSWLAERVHEKCRETGGGLLTEVRVNGLLRENGEIIGVTCDELDDIEADIVVAADGVNSELAREAGLMDWEDPDEYFQGVKAVVDLPEGHIEETFDIGEEEGVARLFSGDLFQGVRGGGFMYTNEDTLSIGTVFHLDSIAAERAEPQELLDALLTHPHMGQWLPDEYVELEYSAKLVPDSKKAALKSPHRDRLLVVGDAAGQMQAQGPIIKGMNHAVTAGALAADAFVTAKGRSGVTAGQRYTQMLEREGVMDKLRPSSYEMTRPVTENDTLANVMEAVAKSPVGKAALGLGITESIVKRAFNSPRMMSMLPDIRPAYVTIPVLLAKTQGVRVESENAIETPSLEERIGDLTYDTDIGNPHITLEDESFAASGTAVTACPVSAEGFGGGCYRAETVKTNGSEEKLVSLDTQPCVECGTCAVVADTHWEHPRGGKGVEYRQG; this is encoded by the coding sequence ATGACTGATCGAGAGCACTACGAGGCCGTCGTCGTCGGGGCCGGTCCCGGTGGCGCCGCGGCCGCGGCCCGGCTCGCCGACCACGGCGTCGAGACCCTGGTGCTGGAACGCGGCGTCGACGCCGGTTCGAAGAACGTCTCCGGCGGGCTCATCTACGCCGAGCGGTCCGCGCCGTACACCATCGACGACCTGTTCCCGGGCTTCCGCGAGGAGGCCGCCGAGCGCGAGATAACCGACTACTACATGGACAACCTCGCGGACGGGAAGGTCAAGACGGTCGACCTGACGCCGCTGCACGAGAACGACACGCTGTGGTGTGACGCGGTCCTCAGGCGGAAGATGGACTCCTGGCTCGCCGAGCGCGTCCACGAGAAGTGCCGCGAGACCGGCGGTGGCCTGCTGACCGAGGTCAGGGTCAACGGCCTCTTGCGGGAGAACGGCGAGATCATCGGCGTCACCTGCGACGAACTCGACGACATCGAGGCCGACATCGTCGTGGCGGCCGACGGCGTGAACTCCGAACTCGCCCGCGAGGCCGGCCTGATGGACTGGGAGGACCCCGACGAGTACTTCCAGGGCGTCAAGGCCGTCGTCGACCTGCCGGAGGGTCACATCGAGGAGACCTTCGACATCGGCGAGGAGGAGGGCGTCGCCCGCCTGTTCTCCGGCGACCTGTTCCAGGGCGTCCGGGGCGGCGGGTTCATGTACACCAACGAGGACACGCTCTCCATCGGGACCGTGTTCCACCTGGACAGCATCGCCGCGGAGCGCGCCGAGCCGCAGGAACTGCTCGACGCGTTGCTCACGCACCCGCACATGGGCCAGTGGCTCCCCGACGAGTACGTCGAGCTGGAGTACTCCGCGAAGCTCGTGCCCGACTCGAAGAAGGCGGCGCTGAAGAGCCCGCACCGCGACCGCCTGCTGGTCGTCGGCGACGCCGCCGGCCAGATGCAGGCACAGGGGCCCATCATCAAGGGGATGAACCACGCGGTCACCGCGGGCGCACTCGCGGCCGACGCCTTCGTCACGGCGAAGGGTCGCTCCGGCGTCACGGCCGGCCAGCGATACACCCAGATGCTCGAACGCGAGGGCGTGATGGACAAGCTCCGCCCCAGCTCCTACGAGATGACCCGGCCGGTCACCGAGAACGACACGCTGGCGAACGTCATGGAGGCGGTCGCGAAGTCGCCCGTCGGCAAGGCCGCGCTCGGGCTCGGCATCACCGAGTCCATCGTCAAGCGTGCGTTCAACTCCCCGCGGATGATGAGCATGCTGCCGGACATCCGGCCGGCGTACGTCACCATCCCCGTCCTGCTGGCGAAGACCCAGGGCGTCAGGGTCGAGAGCGAGAACGCCATCGAGACGCCGAGCCTCGAGGAGCGCATCGGTGACCTGACCTACGACACCGACATCGGCAACCCGCACATCACGCTGGAGGACGAGTCCTTCGCGGCCAGCGGGACCGCCGTCACGGCCTGTCCGGTCTCCGCCGAGGGCTTCGGTGGGGGCTGCTACCGCGCCGAGACGGTGAAGACGAACGGCTCCGAGGAGAAACTCGTCAGCCTCGACACGCAGCCCTGCGTCGAGTGCGGGACCTGTGCCGTGGTCGCCGACACCCACTGGGAGCACCCGCGCGGCGGGAAGGGCGTCGAGTACAGGCAGGGATGA
- a CDS encoding GNAT family N-acetyltransferase yields MKLTDKLSFDHEDRRELYEYVESHGTVKRKEVEQALKMDPRAVRHHVAILKRDGYLTDEGGVLKVAFEDEAAAEEHVSDEVEFVIRQAHQSDLSGLIGAIRHVADEGTYIEAEEVADILDHEEVLLRHNEIESRMFFVATVDEDVVGWVHIRVPELSKLHHTAELTVGVLGEYRDHDIGSHLLERGVNWAKRNGYEKLYNSVPATNEGAIQFLEKHGWETEAVREDHYKMDGDYVDEVMMAVRL; encoded by the coding sequence ATGAAACTCACTGACAAACTGAGCTTCGACCACGAGGACCGGCGCGAACTCTACGAGTACGTCGAGAGCCACGGGACGGTAAAGCGAAAGGAGGTCGAGCAGGCCCTGAAGATGGACCCGCGGGCGGTCCGCCACCACGTCGCCATCCTGAAGCGCGACGGCTACCTGACCGACGAGGGCGGCGTCCTGAAGGTCGCCTTCGAGGACGAGGCCGCCGCCGAGGAGCACGTCAGCGACGAGGTGGAGTTCGTCATCCGGCAGGCCCACCAGTCCGACCTCTCCGGGCTCATCGGCGCCATCCGGCACGTCGCCGACGAGGGGACCTACATCGAGGCCGAGGAGGTCGCGGACATCCTCGACCACGAGGAGGTACTGTTACGACACAACGAGATCGAATCGCGGATGTTCTTCGTCGCGACCGTGGACGAGGACGTGGTCGGCTGGGTCCACATCCGGGTGCCGGAACTGTCGAAGCTCCACCACACCGCCGAGTTGACCGTCGGCGTGCTCGGGGAGTACCGCGACCACGACATCGGCAGCCACCTGCTGGAGCGCGGCGTCAACTGGGCCAAGCGCAACGGGTACGAGAAGCTCTACAACAGCGTCCCGGCGACCAACGAGGGCGCCATCCAGTTCCTCGAGAAGCACGGCTGGGAGACCGAGGCCGTCCGCGAGGACCACTACAAGATGGACGGCGACTACGTCGACGAAGTGATGATGGCGGTGCGGCTGTAG